A window of the Planococcus citri chromosome 4, ihPlaCitr1.1, whole genome shotgun sequence genome harbors these coding sequences:
- the LOC135845703 gene encoding zinc finger SWIM domain-containing protein 8 homolog, producing the protein MDNLSPPNFNRLMDNGSLRRNRSSEMDPEESLNSEEETAFEKWNPDVETVNINWKGWKRSEHPKLRRGFRCIEFKRSGSVLRLTELAARCVAMHIPFEMVEKFQPPVPEELQQRITFWSFPEWDDDICLYTCLANSNDDEFLRGEILFENENVFDVIQIGFHLNATVRISTGDKFSVSISFDRRRITSCICTCKAVPLWCCHIVAVCLLRIYKPEKVQLRPPISESLTQLNRDQLQKFSQYLVSSLPEQYLQTAQRLLDDLNSGQPLPINTVSGAPDTTAGASVFEHAMWCLDDHQLHLNVKKQINRFGNVPPMVFSDVNMLTNNIPAIINEYNSMLRPMKIGEPDSIWNLLSIVRDMFCKNDRNALPLLEIITDEMANCVQVVLWWFANKSGLNGDCGYQIKYYYNGNSNSYIYQASAARLCDEIVSLWRLAALNPAISPKERASLCWKFKDWHFKIIDLIWNNWKHTPSAFDLHNFPGFKPCVEACKLTWVNFPLPGITYRVGCGTKKGNLWMYESHPFTFGIDIKYLKYIKYPTESLLNALQSCFIHVERIRNVVSKIISKSPVPSDLLDARTIKYLKEHFSSSRDEVHHFVTHLITMADTWVNDETDDGESYTNMNSIDQSASSNSEKNLHSLKYGGELPGSANSSSISPHTKEKITHERNVNYYIRRKMANSSICAVNPIEDSNQNYDTFNIDDCLPSTQLEWEVYDSLMEEYSLEYGSSHSQRNIPAFFDTRQHPAHTIGPHNAIFESFSEMDKVMQSLIARAEGLWAFGHVKEACYIARLIAEDIISDPPDQKVMCSGAFVKPKRRRGQAVINPVAHRLTFMAVEKMELYRFLLNLLSSCPEHYDIAFRIGLLGLELPRAPASIKPLEVKLFHLENDIADILRKIPLMEEQFKILRVRLEKLKAGTYKARGHKLLPNALTSYILDVTMINGPDGKSKSLSKEISESLCFEAALVSLSLKPDVCEYEHSLLIEGLRRQRCDLALRMLDLYKDEPKKVFKIMDVIIDQEIDPNMKKPLHLWYYQDKTKQEEHLKAITEKQARKRKPSKVHVVQDVWPYPKQPHFAVASSATQPTKPSTSAHRRTSGVLPPPQGALVAGVPPAVAGPPNQMNVHPFGGIMPGAHNVRAMPSPSTLPFGGMPVRPIRPAPTEMPMGPGSNVPPLRMPQMMQPAGIPPPYGVMQPQPQHSINGMFPAPMQVPPGGPPLPQGSYVVKGGGGRMVQHNMKNNSSRPALIASKSNKNKCGKTGCKRPVSIVYRNRSTEALAHSVTELAKSVLFRSGGHLASSVFVRESESGNLKTPNHVLHMCALQLAMYGLGISNNASSSWESRSYSPHVAMLTSLAIDIGAPAIMFIIENWPGHLTPSEANSLADRGSRSDNRVVVNLAAKLALSCLSHADKLNSHEIIQAINQCQTLGHEMQEKACCEVEHVAKTHSLQADVLFYISKLWYNVYVKDEMEELEDNDNAKAATANPSKCPLPSVSYLTANCSILALSGQSKSPANLMKRTHYLLTSYRLSMMAFQNLVNEINEEKAHYRFHCLPNYTADINRTMQIAKLLGDKWVHHFCVVVENTLVNPFLLYEVACGAAVYFARCNPSMLHYYICTVAGNLISKCETMFFQYLHNKLYNMAQYEEDEFINMAQLAHKAFSVSADGPYRFQEWLQSLRSANVPIRDLYAKITTAIEQEESITNKTSNTHENDIVSKENVVLSNNNDITNDNDVDDDDDDDDDDEDDDDDDDDEDDDEDDIDDDVDNEDEDDDDNEDGNINHNDIDTSSSNINNDDEGGKYSDNFVM; encoded by the exons ATGGATAATCTGAGTCCGCCTAATTTCAACCGGTTGATGGATAATGGATCACTGAGAAGGAATCGTTCTAGTGAAATGGACCCCGAAGAATCTTTAAATTCGGAAGAAGAAACAGCGTTTGAAAAATGGAACCCGGACGTCGAAACAGTTAATATAAATTGGAAAGGATGGAAACGCTCGGAGCATCCAAAATTGCGTCGCGGATTCCGTTGCATCGAGTTCAAAAGAA GTGGAAGTGTTCTCAGATTAACCGAACTAGCTGCTAGATGTGTAGCTATGCATATACCATTTGAAATGGTGGAAAAATTCCAACCTCCAGTTCCTGAAGAGTTGCAACAAAGGATCACTTTTTGGAGTTTCCCCGAGTGGGATGATGATATTTGTTTGTATACTTGTTTAGCTAATTCTAACGACGACGAGTTCCTTCGAGGAGAGATATTATTCGAGAACGAGAATGTCTTCGATGTCATTCAAATTG GTTTTCATTTGAATGCTACGGTAAGAATAAGTACTGGTGACAAGTTCAGCGTTTCGATTAGCTTTGATCGTCGTCGTATCACATCTTGTATTTGTACGTGTAAAGCAGTTCCTCTATGGTGTTGTCATATTGTAGCTGTTTGTTTACTACGTATTTATAAA CCTGAAAAAGTACAACTGCGGCCTCCAATTAGTGAAAGTTTAACGCAATTAAATCGTGATCAGCTGCAAAAGTTTTCTCAGTATTTAGTTAGTAGTTTACCCGAGCAATATTTACAAACTGCCCAACGTTTATTGGACGATCTGAACTCCGGACAACCACTGCCGATTAATACG GTGAGCGGAGCTCCGGATACAACAGCTGGTGCTTCTGTTTTTGAGCATGCTATGTGGTGCTTGGATGATCATCAATTGCACTTGAATGTTAAAAAGCAAATTAATAGATTTGGCAATGTTCCTCCGATGGTTTTcag TGATGTAAATATGTTAACAAATAACATTCCTGCAATCATAAACGAGTATAATAGTATGTTGCGTCCTATGAAGATTGGAGAACCGGATTCGATATGGAATTTATTATCGATTGTTCGAGAtatgttttgtaaaaatgaccGAAATGCGCTCCCGTTGCTGGAAATCATCACAGATGAGATGGCCAATTGTGTTCAA gtGGTTTTGTGGTGGTTCGCCAACAAATCAGGATTAAATGGAGATTGCGGTtatcaaataaaatattattacaaCGGTAACAGTAATTCGTATATTTATCAAGCTTCTGCCGCTCGTTTATGTGATGAAATCGTATCTCTTTGGAGACTGGCGGCTTTGAATCCTGCAATATCTCCGAAAGAACGTGCTTCATTGTGTTGGAAATTCAAAGATTGGCATTTCAAGATAATcgatttg ATTTGGAATAACTGGAAGCATACACCGTCGGCTTTCGACCTGCACAACTTTCCTGGATTCAAACCTTGCGTGGAAGCTTGCAAATTAACGTGGGTTAATTTCCCTCTGCCAG GTATCACGTATCGTGTTGGATGTGGTACCAAGAAAGGCAATCTGTGGATGTACGAATCGCACCCATTCACTTTTGGTATAGATATCAAATACTTGAAGTATATCAAATATCCTACGGAATCG ttACTTAATGCTCTGCAGTCATGTTTCATTCATGTTGAACGGATTCGTAATGTTGTCTCCAAAATCATCAGCAAATCCCCAGTTCCTAGTGACTTATTGGATGCGAGAACTATCAAGTATTTAAAAGAACATTTCTCTTCTTCGAG agaCGAAGTTCATCATTTTGTAACTCATTTAATTACCATGGCTGATACTTGGGTCAACGATGAGACAGACGACGGGGAAAGTTACACAAATATGAATTCAATAGACCAGTCGGCATCGTCGAACTCggaaaaaaatcttcactcTTTGAAATATG gtGGCGAATTACCAGGTTCAGCCAACTCTTCCAGTATATCTCCCCACACGAAGGAGAAAATTACCCACGAACGTAATGTGAATTATTACATACGTCGTAAAATGGCGAATAGTTCGATTTGCGCAGTAAACCCGATCGAAGACAGTAATCAGAACTACGATACCTTCAACATTGACGACTGTTTACCCAGTACACAGCTCGAATGGGAAGTTTATGATTCTTTGATGGAGGAATACAGCTTGGAATACGGTTCCAGTCACAGTCAAAGAAATATTCCGGCATTTTTTGACACCAGACAACATCCAGCACATACTATCGGACCTCATAATGCGATTTTCGAGTCATTTTCCGAGATGGACAAAGTTATGCAGAGTTTAATCGCCAGAGCTGAAGGATTATGGGCATTTGGGCATGTCAAAGAAGCGTGTTATATTGCTAGGCTTATTGCCGAAGATATCATTAGTGATCCACCCGATCAAAAGGTTATGTGTAGCGGAGCTTTTGTCAAACCAAAACGTAGACGA GGTCAAGCAGTCATCAACCCTGTAGCTCATAGGCTCACTTTTATGGCTGTTGAGAAAATGGAATTGTAcagatttttattgaatttactGTCGAGTTGTCCCGAGCATTACGATATCGCCTTCAGAATCGGATTACTTGGATTAGAACTTCCTCGAGCTCCTGCTTCCATTAAACCGTTAGAG gtgaaaCTATTTCATTTGGAGAACGATATTGCTGATATCCTCAGAAAAATCCCACTAATGGAAGAGCAATTTAAAATATTACGAGTACGATTGGAGAAATTAAAAGCGGGAACTTATAAAGCTCGCGGTCATAAACTGCTGCCGAATGCGCTGACTAGTTATATTTTGGATGTTACTATGATCAACGGACCTGACGGCAAAAGCAAAAGTTTATCGAAAGAGATCAGCGAATCGTTATGCTTTGAAGCTGCTCTTGTGTCGTTGAGTTTGAAACCCGATGTTTGCGAGTATGAACATTCGTTGCTGATCGAAGGATTGAGACGACAGAG atGTGATTTGGCCTTAAGAATGCTAGATTTGTACAAAGACGAGCCGAAGAAAGTATTTAAAATTATGGATGTAATCATTGATCAAGAAATCGATCCAAACATGAAGAAACCATTACACTTATGGTATTATCAAGATAAAACCAAACAAG agGAACATCTGAAAGCGATCACTGAAAAACAAGCTCGCAAACGCAAGCCATCTAAAGTTCACGTCGTTCAAGATGTCTGGCCGTATCCTAAACAACCCCATTTTGCAGTAGCTTCTTCAGCCACTCAACCCACCAAACCTTCAACATCAGCTCACCGTCGTACAAGCGGTGTCCTTCCACCACCTCAAGGTGCTCTGGTTGCCGGGGTACCTCCAGCTGTGGCCGGACCACCAAACCAGATGAATGTTCATCCATTTGGTGGTATTATGCCAGGTGCGCATAACGTCAGAGCGATGCCATCTCCTTCAACTTTACCTTTTGGTGGTATGCCAGTTAGGCCAATTAGACCGGCTCCAACAGAAATGCCTATGGGTCCCGGATCGAATGTGCCTCCTTTACGGATGCCCCAGATGATGCAGCCTGCTGGTATTCCTCCGCCTTATGGTGTGATGCAGCCCCAACCTCAGCATTCTATCAACGGTATGTTTCCTGCACCCATGCAAGTGCCTCCTGGAGGACCTCCGCTTCCTCAAGGATCGTACGTTGTTAAAGGAGGTGGAGGTAGAATGGTGCaacataatatgaaaaataacagCTCCAGACCAGCGTTGATCGCGTCCAAGTCTAATAAGAATAAATG CGGAAAAACTGGCTGCAAACGACCGGTCAGCATTGTGTATAGAAATCGTTCAACCGAAGCGTTGGCTCATTCTGTGACTGAACTCGCTAAAAGCGTATTGTTTCGCAGCGGTGGTCATCTCGCCTCTTCTGTTTTTGTTCGAGAATCCGAAAGTGGCAACTTGAAAACACCTAATCACGTGCTGCACATGTGTGCTCTGCAGTTAGCTATGTACGGATTAGGTATCTCTAATAACGCTTCCTCTTCCTGGGAGTCCAGATCCTATTCTCCGCACGTTGCTATGCTCACGA gTTTAGCAATAGATATCGGAGCTCCGGCCATAATGTTCATCATAGAGAACTGGCCTGGTCATTTGACACCGTCCGAAGCTAACAGCTTGGCTGATAGAGGATCCAGATCAGATAATCGTGTGGTGGTGAACTTGGCTGCAAAATTAGCTCTCAGTTGTTTATCTCACGCTGATAAATTGAACTCGCACGAAATAATTCAAGCTATTAATCAG TGCCAGACTTTGGGACACGAAATGCAAGAAAAAGCGTGTTGCGAAGTAGAACATGTCGCCAAGACGCACAGTCTTCAAGCAGACGTTCTATTTTACATATCAAAATTATGGTATAACGTTTATGTCAAG GATGAAATGGAAGAGCTGGAAGATAACGATAACGCCAAAGCAGCTACTGCAAATCCGTCCAAATGTCCTTTACCTTCGGTATCCTATTTAACAGCAAACTGTTCAATTTTGGCTTTATCAGGCCAGTCGAAATCGCCCGCTAATTTAATG AAAAGAACGCATTATTTATTGACATCGTATCGTTTATCGATGATGGCTTTCCAAAACCTGGTGAACGAAATTAACGAAGAGAAAGCCCACTATAGATTCCACTGTCTACCGAATTATACCGCTGATATCAATAGAACGATGCAAATAGCTAAATTATTAG GTGATAAATGGGTACATCATTTTTGTGTAGTAGTCGAAAATACTCTAGTCAATCCATTTTTATTGTACGAAGTGGCCTGCGGCGCGGCTGTCTACTTCGCTCGTTGTAATCCTTCCATGTTACATTACTACATTTGTACGGTAGCTGGAAACCTGATTAGTAAATGTGAAACTAT GTTTTTCCAGTATTTGCATAACAAATTATATAATATGGCGCAGTACGAAGAAGACGAGTTTATAAATATGGCCCAGTTGGCTCACAAAGCATTTTCCGTATCCGCGGATGGACCTTACAGATTCCAAGAATGGTTACAGTCTTTGAGAAG CGCAAATGTTCCTATTAGAGATCTATACGCGAAAATAACCACAGCTATCGAACAAGAAGAAAGTATTACCAATAAAACTAGTAATACCCACGAAAACGACATAGTCAGCAAAGAAAACGTCGTATTAAGTAATAACAACGATATTACTAACGACAACGAtgtcgatgatgatgatgatgatgacgatgatgacgaagacgacgacgacgatgacgatgatgaagaTGACGATGAAGACGATATAGACGACGATGTCGATAACGAAGATGAAGACGATGACGATAACGAAGATGGTAACATAAATCATAATGATATCGATACTAGCAGCAGTAACATCAATAACGATGACGAAGGAGGCAAATATAGCGATAATTTCGTCATGTGA